One Faecalispora anaeroviscerum genomic window carries:
- a CDS encoding cellulose biosynthesis cyclic di-GMP-binding regulatory protein BcsB, translated as MKRNRLKGISRFLSVLMSAFLLFSGASTVYAALKTTVPSASTQKVSAPLFAEPQSLNLPHNTTSFWFRIPKGTRLGEQCSLSLGMTAAETLIDDRSTVTLLLGNQQIASARILDIVKKQGGMWTVPLPVKGLKTDGTLNELRIVTAQRTILGDCADIDNPANWVRLETTSRLNLDVLQMGDPVLGTALPYIFDKVDQGDRLSAEFILPSGGDSNVRSAMLTAASAIGAAYPSKSTASFVVSQGSSATTEQNRIRIGLGSQMPKDMAVIPSLKAENGYLSIARNDKYVDLSLYGADATGLSKTAAFFTHNDYLAQLSDNTAVISTDVRNIGTGFVKNEDGYYKLSDFGYDTSSLAGAFHQEVNYTLRQPQGIRSGSDSYLEIHFRHSKALVGDTSLLTVHVDGEAVGSIQLSDSNAEGGSIRVKIPSAALDKSSFDVKIECYNYIGKIDCSKDYYDVAWTVIDKDSVVYFQPGEAGISPTIQPFLSFGGISGESWPNAILYTPSNTSKTMMEVATGLVCRAGQNSGAYRWEYANNLDSQQKESADILILGTNDNIQIPEEISKLLSVVPQKDGFVLSKDAVVSAEALQNKIVIQVVRSPWNFYRKVYVITCPSGMEGILKEFISERKTLNELSGTISLVDEKQEVTNVTAVNSAVGKTTENLPFSIDRFLGKIVRATGVSRGGLLAISILVLVIIFLIIRVSKTPRRFERAKKKMETINKDAGKALQEVPDEIKDDFNNDDGSR; from the coding sequence ATGAAACGAAATCGCTTGAAGGGAATATCTCGTTTTTTGTCTGTGTTAATGTCAGCTTTTCTTCTGTTTTCTGGAGCAAGCACAGTCTATGCCGCCCTTAAAACAACAGTGCCTTCTGCAAGCACGCAAAAGGTTTCGGCTCCGCTGTTTGCCGAGCCACAGTCCTTGAATCTACCGCACAACACTACTTCATTTTGGTTTCGGATACCAAAGGGAACACGGCTGGGGGAGCAATGCAGTCTTTCCTTAGGCATGACTGCTGCTGAGACGCTGATCGATGACCGCTCCACAGTGACGCTGTTGCTGGGGAATCAGCAGATCGCTTCCGCACGCATTTTAGATATTGTAAAAAAGCAGGGTGGAATGTGGACTGTGCCCCTCCCTGTAAAGGGACTGAAGACAGACGGTACCCTCAATGAGCTTCGGATCGTAACCGCGCAGCGAACCATTCTTGGGGATTGCGCCGACATCGATAACCCCGCCAACTGGGTAAGGCTGGAAACAACATCCCGGCTGAATTTGGATGTTCTGCAGATGGGTGATCCGGTTCTCGGTACTGCGTTGCCCTACATATTTGATAAGGTTGATCAAGGGGATCGACTCTCCGCCGAGTTTATTCTTCCGTCCGGAGGCGATTCGAATGTTCGCTCTGCCATGCTGACGGCTGCCTCTGCCATTGGTGCGGCATATCCGTCAAAAAGCACCGCCAGTTTTGTCGTATCACAAGGCAGTTCCGCCACGACAGAGCAAAATCGCATTCGTATCGGGCTTGGCTCGCAAATGCCTAAAGATATGGCGGTGATCCCTTCTTTAAAAGCGGAGAATGGATATCTTTCTATCGCAAGAAACGATAAGTATGTTGACCTGTCTCTCTACGGAGCAGATGCGACGGGGTTGTCCAAAACGGCTGCTTTTTTTACTCACAATGACTATCTCGCTCAACTTTCTGACAATACCGCCGTAATCTCTACTGATGTACGTAATATCGGAACAGGGTTTGTTAAAAATGAGGATGGGTACTACAAACTCTCTGATTTTGGCTATGACACTTCTAGTCTGGCGGGAGCGTTCCATCAGGAAGTAAACTATACACTAAGACAGCCTCAGGGTATTCGAAGTGGATCAGATTCCTATTTGGAGATTCATTTCCGTCATTCAAAGGCACTTGTGGGGGATACGTCTCTGCTCACCGTGCATGTGGACGGCGAAGCGGTTGGCAGTATTCAGCTTTCAGATTCCAATGCAGAGGGCGGTTCGATCCGGGTTAAAATTCCATCTGCAGCGCTGGACAAAAGTTCCTTTGATGTCAAGATAGAGTGCTACAACTATATAGGCAAAATAGACTGCTCGAAGGATTATTATGATGTTGCGTGGACGGTGATCGACAAAGATTCTGTGGTTTACTTCCAACCGGGGGAGGCTGGAATTTCTCCCACAATCCAGCCGTTTTTAAGCTTTGGAGGGATTTCGGGTGAAAGTTGGCCTAATGCGATTCTTTATACTCCCTCAAATACTTCTAAGACGATGATGGAAGTCGCAACCGGGCTGGTTTGTCGGGCTGGGCAAAATTCCGGTGCATACCGTTGGGAGTACGCAAATAATCTCGACTCCCAACAGAAAGAGTCGGCGGATATTTTAATCCTTGGTACCAATGATAATATTCAAATCCCGGAGGAAATATCCAAACTTCTGAGTGTTGTGCCGCAGAAAGACGGGTTTGTACTTTCCAAAGACGCTGTGGTTTCAGCAGAAGCGCTGCAAAATAAAATTGTAATACAGGTGGTACGTTCTCCTTGGAACTTCTATCGAAAGGTTTATGTCATCACTTGCCCATCCGGCATGGAAGGCATTCTAAAGGAGTTTATTTCGGAACGCAAGACTCTGAATGAACTTAGCGGTACGATATCGTTGGTTGATGAAAAGCAAGAAGTGACCAACGTTACGGCTGTTAACAGTGCCGTCGGCAAGACGACGGAAAATCTTCCGTTTAGCATTGACCGTTTCCTCGGCAAAATTGTTCGGGCCACTGGTGTTTCACGGGGTGGACTTCTCGCTATTTCGATTCTTGTCTTAGTAATCATCTTTTTGATTATTAGAGTCTCCAAAACCCCTCGTCGGTTTGAGAGGGCTAAAAAGAAGATGGAAACGATCAACAAGGATGCCGGAAAAGCTTTGCAAGAGGTTCCCGACGAAATCAAGGATGATTTCAACAATGATGATGGCAGCAGATAG